One Verrucomicrobiaceae bacterium genomic window carries:
- a CDS encoding DUF1016 family protein translates to MVRELKTFITESRRQIVRAVDFAQVQTCWGVGRYIVEFEQGGASKSEYGSKLLPRLADSLMVDFGKGFDASNLNKMRQFYLAFPILDTVCPKLSWSHYRILSRINDSKARDWYIQEATAQNWSVRALDRQINRLYYERLLSSRDKKAVKAEAEKKIAELPPSPKDFIRDPVLLEFLGLPETGRLLESNLEQRLIDHLQSFLLELGKGFAFIGRQVRVSTETKDFYIDLVFYNYLLKCFVIFDLKPRELRHEDIGQMDMYVRMYDELHRGKGDNPTVGIILCAAKDASIAKYSILNGSEKLFASRYTLVPPSEEVLRLELIREQRLLENCTVSKSKNSMRSRKGGLKA, encoded by the coding sequence TTGGTGCGTGAACTGAAAACGTTCATCACTGAAAGCCGCCGACAGATTGTCCGCGCGGTGGATTTTGCCCAGGTGCAGACCTGCTGGGGCGTGGGGCGTTACATTGTGGAGTTTGAGCAAGGCGGGGCTTCAAAATCTGAATATGGTTCCAAACTTCTACCCAGGCTGGCGGACTCCCTCATGGTTGATTTTGGAAAGGGCTTCGATGCATCTAACCTGAATAAGATGAGGCAGTTTTACCTCGCTTTCCCAATTTTGGACACAGTGTGTCCAAAATTGAGCTGGAGTCATTACCGCATACTTTCGCGCATCAATGACAGCAAAGCTCGTGACTGGTATATCCAAGAGGCGACCGCGCAAAATTGGAGCGTCCGCGCTCTCGACCGCCAGATCAACCGCCTCTACTATGAGCGGCTGCTTTCCAGCAGGGACAAAAAGGCCGTGAAGGCAGAGGCGGAGAAGAAAATAGCCGAGTTACCGCCATCGCCGAAGGACTTCATTCGTGATCCTGTGCTGCTGGAGTTTTTGGGGCTGCCGGAAACCGGGAGGCTGCTGGAATCGAATCTCGAACAACGGCTCATCGACCACTTGCAGAGCTTCCTTCTCGAGCTGGGCAAAGGATTTGCCTTCATCGGACGCCAAGTGCGGGTGAGCACGGAGACGAAGGACTTCTACATCGATCTCGTCTTCTATAACTACCTCCTGAAGTGCTTCGTGATCTTCGATTTGAAGCCACGCGAGCTGCGGCACGAGGACATCGGCCAGATGGACATGTATGTGCGCATGTATGACGAGCTGCATCGAGGCAAGGGAGACAATCCCACCGTTGGCATCATCCTCTGCGCCGCGAAAGACGCCTCCATCGCCAAATACTCAATCCTCAACGGCAGCGAAAAGCTCTTCGCCTCTCGCTACACGCTCGTGCCGCCCAGCGAAGAGGTGCTGCGCCTCGAATTGATCCGCGAGCAGCGGTTGCTGGAAAATTGTACCGTATCAAAAAGCAAGAACTCAATGCGTTCTAGGAAGGGGGGATTGAAGGCATGA
- the gyrA gene encoding DNA gyrase subunit A gives MQDSNTRPISVADEVKNSFLDYSMSVIISRALPDVRDGLKPSQRRILYAMHELSLYPPKKHVKCAKIAGDTSGNYHPHGEAVIYPTLVHMGQEWAMRETLIDPQGNFGSVEGDPPAAMRYTEARMTHLGGALMQDMDKDTVDFVPNYDERLTEPTVFPAAFPNLLVNGGTGIAVGMATNMPPHNLGEVVDAVCAQIDNPAITTPELMAHVKGPDFPTGCTIMGTSGIREYMETGHGSVRIRGQAEIVENGNREQIVITEIPYNVNRAELEKKIAELANEKIIPEISGVRNESDENSRLVVDLKKDARAQVVLNNLYKHTELEASFSVHMLAIDGNRPRVFGIKDAIGCYIEHRREVIIRRTKFLLGKAEVQAEKLEAFLLALGHLDDFIKIIRDSRNRDEARAGLRAYTFPVATAEQLGILIRGQPSIQDGRYVFTEKQVDDILELRLYQLTGMERDKVKAEYDAILATIKDLLDILASEHRVLTIIKDELQVIKAKHATPRLTRIEAVSGEIESVDLIPNETAIVTMTHMGSIKRTPTAEYRLQGRGGKGLKGMETRESQSEEDADDFVEHLFSAQLHDFLLFFTNTGRMYVERVYQIPQATRTGKGRSIKNVLNLRSEEKIASVLILKAQGAEDDAMWAADKYVLFATKDGTVKKTALEEFKNYRKDGIIAIKLDEGNDLVDVVLTDGTKEVCLVTHEGMCARFHETGDNPESPNLRPIGRATAGVRGITLDADDFLVSCITKEPETMVLVVSENGLGKRTGFDEYRLLTNRGGKGVTTMNVTEKTGKVVAALAVKETDELMLMTSKGQSVRIKVSQIRETGRNAQGVKLMTLNEGETIQDVATVVAEELEVAAEVTSTEEGAPTDGETTPEASAPEADAAAPAAS, from the coding sequence ATGCAAGACTCCAACACACGCCCCATCTCCGTCGCCGACGAAGTCAAGAATAGCTTCCTCGACTACTCGATGTCCGTCATCATCTCTCGCGCTCTGCCGGATGTTCGAGATGGCCTCAAACCCTCCCAGCGGCGCATTCTTTATGCGATGCATGAGCTGTCGCTCTACCCGCCGAAGAAGCATGTGAAGTGCGCGAAGATCGCGGGTGACACCTCGGGTAACTACCATCCGCACGGCGAGGCGGTCATTTATCCGACGCTCGTCCACATGGGGCAGGAATGGGCCATGCGGGAGACGCTGATCGACCCGCAGGGGAACTTCGGCAGCGTGGAAGGCGATCCTCCGGCTGCGATGCGTTATACGGAGGCCCGCATGACACACCTCGGTGGCGCTTTGATGCAGGACATGGACAAGGACACGGTCGATTTCGTCCCGAACTACGACGAACGACTCACGGAGCCCACCGTCTTCCCGGCGGCGTTTCCGAACCTGCTCGTCAATGGCGGTACGGGCATCGCGGTCGGTATGGCGACGAATATGCCGCCGCATAATCTGGGCGAAGTCGTCGATGCGGTTTGTGCGCAGATCGACAATCCAGCAATCACCACGCCGGAGCTGATGGCGCATGTCAAAGGGCCGGATTTCCCCACGGGATGTACCATCATGGGCACCTCTGGCATCCGCGAATACATGGAAACGGGTCACGGCAGCGTGCGCATCCGCGGTCAGGCTGAAATCGTGGAAAACGGCAATCGCGAGCAGATCGTGATCACCGAGATCCCCTACAACGTGAACCGTGCGGAGCTGGAAAAGAAGATCGCCGAGCTCGCGAACGAAAAAATCATCCCTGAGATCAGCGGCGTGCGAAATGAGTCCGATGAGAACTCGCGTCTCGTCGTCGATTTGAAGAAAGATGCGCGTGCGCAGGTGGTGCTGAACAATTTGTACAAGCACACCGAGCTAGAGGCCTCCTTCAGCGTCCACATGCTGGCCATCGACGGCAACAGGCCGCGAGTTTTCGGCATCAAAGACGCCATCGGCTGCTACATCGAGCACCGTCGTGAGGTGATCATCCGCCGCACGAAGTTCCTGCTCGGAAAAGCCGAGGTACAGGCCGAAAAGCTAGAGGCCTTCCTCCTCGCGCTCGGTCATCTGGATGATTTCATCAAAATCATCCGCGATAGCCGGAACCGCGATGAAGCCCGCGCTGGATTGCGTGCCTACACCTTCCCCGTCGCGACGGCGGAGCAGCTCGGCATCCTGATTCGCGGCCAGCCTAGCATCCAGGATGGGCGCTATGTCTTCACGGAGAAGCAGGTCGATGACATCCTGGAACTGCGCCTCTACCAGCTCACTGGCATGGAGCGTGACAAGGTGAAAGCCGAATACGACGCCATCCTGGCCACGATCAAGGATTTGCTCGACATCCTGGCCAGCGAGCACCGCGTGCTCACCATCATCAAAGACGAGCTCCAGGTCATCAAAGCAAAGCACGCCACACCGCGCCTCACACGCATCGAGGCAGTCTCCGGCGAGATCGAGAGTGTGGACCTCATCCCGAACGAAACGGCCATCGTGACCATGACACACATGGGCAGCATCAAACGCACGCCCACCGCCGAATACCGACTGCAAGGACGCGGTGGAAAAGGCCTCAAAGGCATGGAAACCCGCGAATCGCAGAGCGAGGAGGATGCGGACGACTTCGTCGAGCATCTCTTCAGTGCCCAACTGCACGACTTCTTGCTCTTTTTCACCAATACAGGCCGCATGTATGTGGAGCGCGTGTACCAGATCCCACAGGCCACCCGCACAGGAAAGGGCCGCAGCATCAAAAATGTGCTCAACCTGCGTTCCGAGGAGAAAATCGCCTCCGTGCTCATTTTGAAGGCTCAGGGAGCTGAGGATGATGCGATGTGGGCAGCGGACAAATACGTCCTTTTTGCCACCAAAGACGGCACGGTGAAGAAAACCGCCCTCGAAGAGTTCAAAAACTACCGCAAAGACGGCATCATCGCCATCAAGCTCGATGAGGGCAATGACTTGGTCGATGTGGTGCTCACCGATGGCACGAAGGAAGTCTGCCTCGTCACGCATGAGGGCATGTGCGCCCGCTTCCACGAAACGGGTGACAATCCTGAGTCTCCGAATCTGCGCCCAATCGGCCGTGCCACCGCAGGTGTGCGTGGCATCACGCTCGATGCAGATGACTTCCTGGTGAGCTGCATCACCAAAGAGCCTGAGACGATGGTGCTCGTCGTGAGTGAGAACGGACTCGGCAAGCGTACCGGCTTTGATGAATACCGACTCCTGACCAATCGCGGTGGCAAAGGTGTGACCACGATGAATGTCACCGAGAAGACCGGCAAAGTCGTCGCAGCGCTCGCGGTGAAGGAAACGGATGAACTCATGCTCATGACTAGCAAAGGCCAGAGCGTGCGCATCAAAGTCAGCCAAATCCGCGAAACGGGCCGCAATGCCCAAGGCGTGAAGCTCATGACGCTGAATGAAGGCGAGACAATTCAAGACGTGGCCACCGTCGTCGCAGAGGAACTGGAAGTCGCCGCCGAGGTGACGAGCACCGAAGAAGGGGCTCCCACAGATGGAGAAACGACACCAGAGGCCTCAGCTCCTGAAGCGGATGCAGCAGCGCCTGCCGCATCCTGA